A genomic window from Thermococcus nautili includes:
- a CDS encoding ATP-dependent DNA ligase produces MKYSELAELYRRLEKTTLKTLKTKFVADFLKKTPDDLLEIVPYLILGKVFPDWDERELGVGEKLLIRAVSMATGVPEREIENSIKDTGDLGESVALALKKRKQKSFFSQPLTIKRVYSTFVKVAEASGEGSQDRKMKYLANLFMDAQPEEGKYIARTVLGTMRTGVAEGILRDAIAEAFKVKPELVERAYMLTSDFGYVAKVAKLEGNEGLSKVSIQIGKPIRPMLAQNAANVKEALIEMGGEAAFEIKYDGARVQVHRDGDRVIIYSRRLENVTRSIPEIVEAVKASLKPSKVIVEGELVAVGENGRPRPFQYVLRRFRRKYNIEEMIEKIPLELNLFDILYVDGESLIDTKFAERRKKLEESVEESDKIKLAEQLVTKKVEEAEEFYKRALELGHEGLMAKRLDSIYEPGNRGKKWLKIKPTMENLDLVIIGAEWGEGRRAHLLGSFLVAAYDPESGEFVPVGKVGSGFTDEDLVEFTKMLKPLIVREEGKFVEIEPKVVIEVTYQEIQKSPKYKSGFALRFPRYVALREDKSPEEADTIERVAQLYELQERFKAKR; encoded by the coding sequence ATGAAGTACTCCGAGCTGGCCGAACTCTACCGGAGGCTTGAGAAGACCACGCTCAAAACGCTCAAGACGAAGTTTGTGGCAGACTTCCTCAAGAAAACGCCCGACGATTTGCTCGAGATAGTCCCCTACCTGATTCTCGGCAAGGTCTTCCCCGATTGGGACGAGCGCGAGCTCGGCGTCGGCGAGAAGCTTCTCATAAGGGCCGTTTCGATGGCAACCGGCGTCCCCGAGAGGGAAATCGAGAACTCGATTAAGGACACCGGCGATTTGGGCGAGAGCGTGGCTCTGGCTCTAAAGAAGAGGAAGCAGAAGAGCTTTTTCAGCCAGCCCCTCACGATAAAGCGCGTCTACAGCACCTTCGTTAAGGTTGCCGAGGCGAGCGGAGAGGGGAGCCAGGACAGGAAGATGAAGTACTTAGCAAATCTCTTCATGGATGCTCAACCCGAGGAGGGCAAGTACATAGCCAGAACCGTCCTCGGAACGATGAGGACGGGCGTCGCCGAGGGAATCCTGCGCGATGCCATAGCGGAGGCCTTCAAGGTGAAGCCAGAGCTCGTCGAGAGAGCCTACATGCTCACGAGCGACTTCGGCTACGTGGCGAAGGTTGCAAAGCTCGAGGGGAACGAGGGACTCTCAAAGGTCAGCATACAGATTGGGAAGCCGATAAGGCCGATGCTTGCCCAGAACGCCGCCAACGTCAAGGAAGCGCTAATCGAGATGGGCGGTGAGGCGGCCTTCGAGATTAAGTACGACGGCGCGCGCGTTCAGGTCCACCGCGATGGGGACAGGGTGATAATCTACTCGAGGAGGCTTGAGAACGTCACCCGCTCGATTCCTGAGATAGTTGAGGCTGTAAAGGCCTCCCTGAAGCCTTCTAAGGTCATAGTCGAGGGCGAGCTGGTTGCCGTCGGAGAGAATGGTCGTCCAAGACCCTTCCAGTACGTCCTCAGGAGGTTCAGGAGGAAGTACAACATCGAGGAGATGATTGAGAAGATTCCGCTCGAGCTCAACCTCTTCGACATCCTCTACGTTGATGGGGAAAGCCTCATCGACACGAAGTTCGCAGAGAGAAGGAAGAAGCTCGAGGAGAGCGTCGAGGAAAGCGATAAGATAAAGCTCGCCGAACAGCTCGTTACGAAGAAGGTTGAAGAGGCCGAGGAGTTCTACAAGAGGGCCCTTGAGCTCGGCCACGAGGGCCTGATGGCGAAGAGGCTGGACTCCATCTACGAGCCCGGAAACCGCGGTAAGAAGTGGCTGAAGATTAAGCCCACGATGGAGAACCTTGACCTCGTCATTATCGGAGCCGAATGGGGCGAGGGCAGGCGCGCGCACCTGCTCGGCTCGTTCCTCGTTGCGGCCTACGACCCCGAGAGCGGTGAGTTCGTCCCGGTGGGCAAGGTCGGGAGCGGTTTCACCGATGAAGATTTGGTCGAGTTCACCAAGATGCTCAAGCCCCTGATTGTCCGTGAAGAGGGCAAGTTCGTCGAGATTGAGCCCAAGGTCGTCATCGAGGTCACCTACCAGGAGATACAGAAGAGCCCCAAGTATAAGAGCGGTTTCGCGCTTCGCTTCCCGCGCTACGTGGCGCTGAGGGAAGATAAAAGCCCGGAGGAGGCCGACACCATAGAGAGGGTCGCCCAGCTCTACGAGCTCCAGGAGAGGTTCAAGGCGAAGCGGTGA
- a CDS encoding nucleotidyltransferase domain-containing protein yields the protein MEAHERALNDFLMRLKRKFGDRIASVYLFGSYARGNYGEESDIDLLVVGDIALDDLIDDIFEVLMKHGVVLNVIVEKPEEFERWRDTSFHRTVLSEGVKIY from the coding sequence ATGGAAGCGCACGAACGGGCTTTAAACGACTTCCTTATGAGATTAAAGCGGAAGTTTGGGGATAGAATAGCTTCTGTTTACCTCTTCGGCTCCTACGCGAGGGGTAACTATGGAGAGGAGAGTGACATTGACCTTCTCGTCGTGGGAGACATAGCCCTTGACGACCTCATTGATGACATCTTCGAAGTTCTCATGAAACACGGAGTTGTCCTCAACGTTATAGTTGAAAAACCGGAAGAGTTTGAGAGGTGGAGGGATACTTCCTTCCACAGAACCGTTCTCAGTGAGGGCGTGAAAATATATTAA
- a CDS encoding pantoate kinase has protein sequence MLIRAFVPAHITAFFVPVFHDDPLKAGSLGAGINLDKGTNVFVSVETGTLERHIHIAFNGEPVNREEAVISYSVAERLVPSDFLGEVEIWQYFDFPNGHGFGNSAGGALGTALALSYAFGGTWLRASQIAHEAEVTHRGGLGDVIAQLAGGIEVRVKAGGPGIGVTDNLFFEDYRVLVVPLGKLSTKEVLDGDVVKAIEAEGRKALEELLKEPTPERLMVLARAFAERTGLLTGELLELAKELDRVLKNPSSMIMLGKGLFALVLEKELENAKALLADLKVSYDVAEIHEGKPKVGRWVG, from the coding sequence ATGCTCATCAGGGCGTTCGTTCCAGCCCACATAACGGCCTTCTTCGTGCCGGTCTTCCACGATGACCCGCTCAAGGCAGGTTCGCTCGGCGCTGGAATCAACCTCGACAAGGGAACAAACGTCTTCGTAAGCGTAGAGACCGGAACGCTGGAGAGGCATATCCACATCGCCTTCAACGGAGAGCCAGTGAATAGAGAAGAAGCCGTAATCAGCTACTCCGTCGCCGAGAGGCTCGTTCCTTCCGATTTCCTCGGCGAGGTTGAAATCTGGCAGTACTTCGACTTTCCCAACGGCCACGGCTTCGGCAACAGCGCGGGGGGCGCTCTCGGCACGGCTTTAGCGCTGAGCTACGCCTTCGGGGGGACGTGGCTTAGGGCGTCTCAGATAGCCCACGAGGCCGAGGTGACCCACAGGGGAGGCCTCGGCGATGTCATAGCCCAGCTCGCCGGGGGAATTGAAGTTCGCGTTAAGGCCGGCGGGCCCGGAATCGGGGTTACCGACAACCTGTTCTTCGAGGACTATCGCGTTCTGGTCGTCCCCCTCGGAAAGCTCTCGACTAAAGAAGTTCTTGACGGCGACGTCGTGAAGGCAATAGAAGCCGAGGGAAGGAAGGCTCTGGAGGAACTCCTGAAGGAGCCAACGCCCGAGAGGCTAATGGTCCTCGCAAGGGCTTTCGCCGAGAGGACGGGCCTGCTCACCGGTGAGCTCCTTGAGCTGGCGAAGGAACTCGACAGGGTTCTGAAGAATCCGAGCTCGATGATAATGCTCGGGAAGGGCCTCTTCGCGCTCGTTCTGGAGAAGGAGCTTGAAAACGCGAAGGCGCTCCTTGCCGACCTCAAGGTTTCATACGACGTTGCAGAAATCCACGAGGGGAAGCCGAAGGTCGGGAGGTGGGTTGGTTAA
- a CDS encoding ABC transporter ATP-binding protein has product MKVVEVRNLRKSLGGREVLRGVNLEVERGEIHGFLGPNGAGKTTTLRNLLGLLRPDAGEVRVFGREPSRDMFRRVGVMFEYEVLNPDWTVIENLLFCSYARGLGEAEAREALERVGFGREHWDKKFKELSKGMKRRVSLASALVHDPELLILDEPTSGLDPTARIEIRTLLLKLKEDGKTVLFSSHDLAEVQKVADRVTVIAGGVTRAVFKVAEVEDLEEAYVEAVGVRT; this is encoded by the coding sequence GTGAAGGTCGTCGAGGTCAGGAACCTCAGGAAGTCCCTCGGGGGCAGGGAAGTCCTCAGGGGTGTGAACCTCGAGGTCGAGCGCGGTGAAATCCACGGTTTCCTCGGGCCGAACGGTGCCGGAAAGACCACCACCCTAAGGAACCTGCTCGGCCTTCTCCGCCCGGACGCGGGCGAGGTGAGGGTCTTCGGAAGGGAACCGTCGAGGGACATGTTCCGCAGGGTGGGGGTAATGTTCGAGTACGAGGTCCTGAACCCGGACTGGACGGTCATCGAGAACCTCCTCTTCTGCTCCTACGCGCGCGGACTTGGGGAGGCAGAAGCGAGGGAGGCCCTCGAGCGCGTGGGCTTCGGGAGGGAGCACTGGGATAAGAAGTTCAAAGAGCTCTCCAAGGGCATGAAGCGCAGGGTCTCCCTCGCTTCTGCCCTCGTCCACGACCCCGAACTGCTCATCCTCGACGAGCCGACGAGCGGCCTCGACCCCACCGCGAGGATTGAGATTAGGACCCTGCTCCTCAAGCTCAAGGAGGACGGAAAGACGGTGCTCTTCTCCTCCCACGACCTCGCGGAGGTACAGAAGGTTGCCGACAGGGTGACGGTGATAGCCGGTGGCGTCACGAGGGCCGTTTTCAAGGTCGCGGAGGTTGAGGACCTCGAGGAGGCCTACGTGGAGGCCGTGGGGGTGAGGACATGA
- a CDS encoding radical SAM protein yields MQNVIEPAVTLETLGEKYVSLTGGTVLGIYPHLASIYRGDVRRIVNLDAAQVLRMCDGRRKASEVAGSLSPSEEERRKILEFLLTAVENGDVVVSDTPINAPFEVAEHDYILPSHVVFELTENCNLNCAHCYRIKERAPLYMPLEAFKRIIDFLSEHLLVGIELTGGEPTLHPNFVEIVEYAAERHELVGVLTNGLYLPPGTIEKLSSYMDKLFFSVSLDSHDPTFHDEFRGLKGAWKRTVENIKRLTDAGFNVRIAMTIVPENIDHVEKVAELAVELGVKMFTYSPMLPFGRADGFTWSNEDLWRISEVDKRVRRRFSGVIPVARMEELEASLGNCGAGWRSVTIGPDLSVRMCVVSDSERDVLFRLDPKRPEESFRNAREKLAFFYGIRAPGPWICGNCRFLSFCTPCVLRARYVLEKGLIAPEECRWASTIGIGALKKYLQVKTDG; encoded by the coding sequence ATGCAGAATGTCATTGAACCTGCTGTAACATTGGAAACCCTCGGGGAGAAGTACGTCTCACTCACCGGGGGGACCGTGCTTGGGATTTATCCCCACCTCGCATCCATCTACAGGGGGGACGTCAGACGAATCGTGAACCTTGATGCCGCCCAGGTTCTCAGGATGTGTGACGGGAGAAGAAAAGCGTCTGAAGTCGCGGGTAGTCTCTCCCCCTCTGAGGAGGAGCGTCGTAAAATCCTTGAATTCCTCTTAACTGCCGTCGAAAATGGTGATGTAGTTGTCTCCGACACCCCAATCAATGCCCCCTTTGAGGTGGCTGAGCACGATTACATCCTCCCGTCACACGTAGTCTTTGAGCTCACCGAGAACTGCAACCTGAACTGTGCCCACTGCTACAGAATAAAAGAAAGGGCGCCACTTTACATGCCCCTTGAGGCATTCAAACGGATAATAGATTTTCTTTCTGAACACCTCCTCGTTGGTATTGAGCTGACGGGTGGGGAACCAACGCTCCATCCCAACTTCGTGGAAATCGTCGAGTACGCCGCCGAGAGGCATGAGCTCGTTGGCGTCCTCACAAACGGTCTCTACCTTCCTCCGGGGACGATTGAGAAACTCTCATCGTACATGGACAAGCTCTTCTTCAGCGTCAGCCTCGATAGCCACGACCCCACGTTTCACGACGAATTCAGAGGTTTGAAGGGTGCGTGGAAGAGGACGGTTGAAAACATAAAACGGCTCACCGATGCCGGCTTCAACGTGAGGATTGCCATGACCATTGTCCCCGAGAATATAGACCACGTGGAAAAGGTCGCTGAACTGGCAGTTGAGCTGGGGGTCAAAATGTTCACTTACAGTCCGATGCTTCCCTTTGGCAGGGCCGATGGATTCACATGGTCCAACGAAGACCTGTGGCGTATTAGTGAGGTAGATAAACGTGTCCGCAGGAGATTTTCGGGAGTGATTCCCGTGGCGAGAATGGAGGAGCTCGAGGCTTCCCTTGGAAACTGCGGGGCAGGCTGGAGGAGCGTCACAATCGGGCCGGACCTGTCGGTGAGGATGTGCGTCGTCAGCGACTCGGAACGGGACGTTCTCTTCCGGCTCGACCCTAAAAGGCCGGAAGAGTCCTTCAGAAACGCCAGAGAGAAGCTCGCGTTCTTTTACGGCATCCGTGCCCCTGGTCCTTGGATTTGCGGAAACTGCAGGTTCCTCAGCTTCTGCACGCCCTGCGTCCTGCGCGCGCGTTACGTCCTTGAGAAGGGCCTGATAGCCCCCGAGGAGTGCCGCTGGGCGAGCACTATAGGAATCGGAGCTCTAAAGAAATACCTCCAGGTGAAAACCGATGGATGA
- a CDS encoding subtilosin A family bacteriocin — protein sequence MDPKYVVSGKECNTCALCALCFADGPIPDFEGFGIYGLFGLF from the coding sequence ATGGATCCCAAGTACGTTGTATCGGGCAAGGAATGCAACACCTGTGCTCTCTGCGCTCTCTGCTTTGCCGACGGCCCGATTCCGGACTTTGAAGGGTTCGGTATTTACGGTCTCTTTGGCCTCTTCTGA
- a CDS encoding Na+/H+ antiporter NhaC family protein — protein MSDFGVLSLLPPLVAIVLAIWTKRVILALFSGVWIGSLIFMGWNPITGTTYTLETIVGSVTDDWNARILIFDFLIGAGVGLIYKSGGVQALANALAKRVKTSRGASVLGWFLGVLVFFDDYTNTIIVGNTMRPITDRTRVSREMLAYIDDSTAAPVAGIALISTWIGYELSLIKDGFKGASVDYNAYSAWLSSVPFRFYSILAILLVLIVAYTHRHYGAMLKAEYRARTTGKVLRDGAKPLMTTETDLGQPKPNGSVWDFIIPILSLVVVSILGLWYTGAANLEAYSQDLGWWSELEHPFSVNFLKYSFVESFREADAATALLWGSFTMVVVASVMLLGRKKMTVEEWEDTIIRGMKQMLFANTILVLAWSLGTITNGDHLGTGKYIIDVATSSGANLGPWMPLIMFLSAMFVAFTTGTSWGTFTIMVPLGVQLSLAFSGSVNEIVFATIGATFAGSIFGDHCSPISDTTIMSSMFSGSDHIDHVTTQIPYAVTVAAIGAVLYVLFALGIRSWAILLPLGVLLLVGAWYFLSEWYGKKYGIPHGKVPIYVVEE, from the coding sequence GTGTCGGACTTTGGAGTGCTGTCCCTGCTTCCACCGCTGGTTGCGATTGTTCTGGCGATATGGACGAAGAGGGTTATCCTCGCGTTGTTTTCAGGTGTCTGGATTGGCTCCCTGATATTTATGGGATGGAATCCAATAACGGGCACGACGTACACCCTTGAGACTATTGTTGGCAGCGTCACTGACGACTGGAACGCAAGGATTCTAATCTTCGACTTCCTGATTGGAGCCGGTGTTGGTCTGATATACAAATCTGGAGGAGTTCAGGCGCTGGCGAATGCGCTGGCAAAGCGCGTCAAAACGAGTCGTGGTGCATCGGTTCTTGGATGGTTCCTCGGCGTTCTCGTGTTCTTTGACGACTACACCAACACCATCATCGTTGGAAACACCATGAGGCCCATAACCGACAGGACGAGGGTTTCGAGGGAGATGCTGGCTTACATAGACGACTCGACCGCCGCCCCGGTTGCGGGTATAGCGCTCATCTCAACCTGGATAGGCTACGAGCTCTCGCTCATAAAGGACGGTTTTAAGGGCGCCAGCGTAGATTACAACGCCTACAGTGCCTGGCTTTCAAGCGTTCCCTTCAGGTTCTACTCGATACTCGCAATACTCCTCGTCCTCATAGTTGCCTACACCCACAGGCACTACGGCGCAATGCTCAAAGCGGAATACCGCGCGAGGACGACCGGAAAGGTTCTCCGCGACGGTGCAAAGCCCCTCATGACGACAGAAACAGACCTCGGCCAGCCGAAGCCCAACGGAAGCGTTTGGGACTTCATCATCCCCATTCTTAGCCTCGTTGTGGTCTCGATACTCGGTCTCTGGTACACCGGCGCCGCGAACCTTGAGGCGTACTCCCAGGACCTCGGCTGGTGGAGCGAGCTTGAGCATCCCTTCAGCGTCAACTTCCTCAAGTACAGCTTCGTTGAGTCCTTCCGCGAGGCGGATGCAGCAACTGCCCTGCTCTGGGGAAGCTTCACCATGGTTGTCGTTGCCAGCGTAATGCTCCTTGGCAGGAAGAAGATGACCGTTGAGGAGTGGGAGGACACGATAATCAGGGGAATGAAGCAGATGCTCTTCGCCAACACAATCCTCGTTCTCGCCTGGAGCCTCGGAACGATAACCAACGGCGACCACCTCGGAACCGGCAAGTACATAATAGACGTTGCCACCAGCTCCGGGGCAAACCTCGGCCCCTGGATGCCCCTGATAATGTTCCTCTCAGCGATGTTCGTAGCATTCACAACAGGAACCAGCTGGGGAACCTTCACAATCATGGTGCCCCTCGGCGTCCAGCTCAGCCTGGCCTTCAGCGGAAGCGTCAATGAGATAGTCTTCGCCACGATAGGCGCAACCTTCGCGGGTTCAATCTTCGGAGACCACTGCTCCCCGATAAGCGACACAACGATTATGAGCTCTATGTTCAGCGGTTCAGACCACATAGACCACGTTACAACCCAGATACCCTACGCCGTGACTGTAGCGGCCATCGGAGCAGTTCTCTACGTCCTTTTCGCGCTCGGCATAAGGAGCTGGGCGATACTCCTTCCGCTTGGAGTCCTGTTGCTCGTCGGCGCTTGGTACTTCCTGAGCGAGTGGTACGGCAAGAAGTACGGCATACCCCACGGCAAGGTGCCGATATACGTGGTCGAGGAGTGA
- the udg gene encoding type-4 uracil-DNA glycosylase, producing MGKEELMKKLEEKIRNCQKCPLGQLRTNAVPGAGSYDAKVMFVGEAPGYWEDQKGLPFVGRAGKVLDELLAGICLSRDEVYITNIVKCRPPENRDPTEEEIRACAPYLDRQIDIIRPRVIVPLGRHSMRYILEKFGFKPEPISKIHGKTFEARTLFGKIIIMPMYHPAAALYRPPIREELEKDFVKLAKILEELG from the coding sequence ATGGGAAAGGAAGAGCTCATGAAGAAGCTTGAGGAGAAAATCCGGAACTGCCAGAAGTGCCCCCTCGGCCAGCTCAGGACGAACGCAGTCCCCGGGGCGGGAAGCTACGACGCCAAGGTGATGTTCGTCGGCGAGGCGCCGGGCTACTGGGAGGACCAGAAAGGGCTACCCTTCGTGGGCAGGGCCGGAAAGGTTCTCGACGAGCTTTTGGCGGGGATATGCCTGAGCAGGGACGAGGTTTACATAACCAACATCGTCAAGTGCCGCCCGCCTGAAAACCGCGACCCGACGGAGGAGGAAATCAGGGCCTGCGCGCCTTACCTTGACAGGCAGATTGACATAATAAGGCCAAGGGTCATAGTTCCACTCGGCAGGCACTCGATGCGCTACATCCTTGAGAAGTTCGGGTTCAAGCCCGAACCGATAAGCAAAATCCACGGAAAGACCTTCGAGGCGAGAACCCTCTTCGGCAAGATAATCATAATGCCGATGTACCATCCCGCCGCGGCCCTGTACAGGCCACCCATCAGGGAGGAGCTTGAGAAGGACTTCGTCAAACTGGCGAAAATACTCGAGGAACTTGGCTGA
- the tes gene encoding tetraether lipid synthase Tes, producing the protein MAENIGEVPSGEKEFEQLTRKLRDIVEFPEISEEEFEEMLKTASRVYGGPLPHRTYSLCPETRRVVPALVWEKDGMVWITKRCPEGMITDLYYESVEQYYRFQRWKYDFKLKSVNVENTGVNCPFDCGMCARHRSHTNLLNIVLTNRCNLSCWYCFFYAKEGQPIYEPTLEQIRMMLRNAKKQYPVGANAVQFTGGEPTLRDDLIEIIKIAKEEGYDHVQLNTDGIKLAFEPELVKKIREAGTNTLYLSYDGMTPQTNWKNHWEIPLIFENVRKAGGPGIVLVPTTIRNVNDHELGAIINFGLNHLDIVRGVNFQPISLVGRVPKKERQRFRITIPGAIKRIEEQTNGVIAMDDWYPIPIAGHIARFFEAFSGSRYYMTSHYCCGAATYVFLDRENKRVVPISRFLDVEGFVEYLEEKAEEIEKWKKLGKLQKLKLGAEIFLKFKSFYDDKYAPKGLKVLELIKNAFMHGNYDALGKFHENALFIGMMHFMDEYNYDVERVERCVIHYAMPDGRVVPFCTFNVIPELYRDKVQAQFSYTWEEWKALHPDWDYWSDKYRRTKEFVEKMKNSELYRKTYIDIEDYFGLRN; encoded by the coding sequence ATGGCCGAGAACATCGGTGAGGTACCGAGCGGTGAAAAGGAGTTTGAACAGCTCACCAGAAAGCTCAGGGATATAGTTGAGTTCCCTGAAATAAGCGAGGAAGAGTTTGAGGAGATGCTTAAAACCGCGAGCAGGGTTTATGGTGGCCCGCTGCCCCATAGGACTTACTCCCTCTGCCCCGAAACGAGGCGCGTCGTTCCAGCCCTCGTCTGGGAGAAGGACGGAATGGTGTGGATAACCAAGCGCTGTCCCGAGGGCATGATAACCGACCTCTACTACGAGAGCGTTGAGCAGTACTACCGCTTCCAGCGCTGGAAGTATGATTTCAAGCTCAAGAGCGTCAACGTTGAGAACACCGGCGTCAACTGCCCCTTCGACTGTGGAATGTGCGCCAGGCACCGCTCCCACACGAACCTGCTCAACATCGTTTTAACCAACCGCTGCAACCTTTCCTGCTGGTACTGCTTCTTCTACGCCAAGGAGGGCCAGCCGATTTACGAGCCGACGCTCGAGCAGATTAGGATGATGCTCCGCAACGCCAAGAAGCAGTACCCGGTTGGAGCCAACGCAGTCCAGTTCACCGGCGGTGAGCCGACCCTCCGCGACGACCTGATTGAGATTATCAAAATCGCGAAGGAAGAAGGCTACGACCACGTTCAGCTCAACACCGACGGAATAAAGCTCGCCTTCGAGCCCGAACTCGTGAAGAAAATCCGCGAGGCCGGAACCAACACCCTCTACCTGAGCTACGACGGAATGACGCCCCAGACCAACTGGAAGAACCACTGGGAGATTCCGCTCATCTTCGAGAACGTGAGGAAGGCCGGCGGACCCGGAATAGTCCTCGTGCCGACAACGATTAGGAACGTCAACGACCACGAGCTTGGGGCCATAATCAACTTCGGTCTCAACCACCTCGACATCGTCAGGGGCGTGAACTTCCAGCCGATTTCCCTCGTCGGAAGGGTTCCCAAGAAGGAGCGCCAGAGGTTCAGGATAACGATTCCGGGAGCGATAAAGCGCATAGAGGAGCAGACCAACGGCGTAATCGCGATGGACGACTGGTACCCGATTCCGATAGCCGGTCATATTGCTCGCTTCTTCGAGGCGTTCTCCGGTTCGCGCTACTACATGACGAGCCACTACTGCTGTGGAGCGGCCACCTACGTCTTCCTTGACAGGGAGAACAAGCGCGTCGTTCCCATAAGCAGGTTCCTTGACGTTGAGGGCTTCGTCGAGTACCTGGAGGAGAAGGCCGAGGAGATAGAGAAGTGGAAGAAGCTCGGCAAGCTCCAGAAGCTCAAGCTCGGGGCGGAGATATTCCTCAAGTTTAAGAGCTTCTACGACGACAAGTACGCCCCGAAGGGCCTCAAGGTTCTTGAGCTGATAAAGAACGCCTTCATGCACGGCAACTACGACGCCCTCGGCAAGTTCCACGAGAACGCGCTCTTCATCGGAATGATGCACTTCATGGACGAGTACAACTACGACGTTGAGCGCGTCGAGCGCTGCGTCATCCACTACGCCATGCCCGACGGAAGGGTGGTGCCGTTCTGTACGTTCAACGTGATTCCAGAGCTCTACAGGGACAAGGTGCAGGCCCAGTTCAGCTACACCTGGGAGGAGTGGAAGGCCCTTCACCCCGACTGGGACTACTGGAGCGACAAGTACAGGAGAACCAAAGAGTTCGTCGAGAAGATGAAGAACAGCGAGCTTTACAGGAAGACCTACATAGACATCGAGGACTACTTTGGCCTGAGGAACTGA
- a CDS encoding DUF3213 domain-containing protein, whose protein sequence is MVVNPDKKLTRLELQFDKGNWELATAKQYELLTRAEVWRAFLNSYTGRGFVVFDEEALPREKILETLKELNARVVAEKKLTVGELIESSYSWNNVLEKS, encoded by the coding sequence ATGGTCGTTAATCCCGATAAGAAGCTCACCAGGCTCGAGCTCCAGTTCGATAAGGGAAACTGGGAGCTTGCAACGGCCAAGCAGTACGAGCTCCTGACGAGGGCTGAGGTCTGGAGGGCTTTCCTCAACAGCTACACCGGCAGGGGCTTCGTGGTCTTCGACGAGGAAGCTCTGCCCAGAGAGAAAATCCTCGAAACCCTGAAGGAGCTCAACGCCAGGGTTGTGGCCGAGAAAAAGCTGACCGTCGGGGAGCTCATAGAGTCCAGCTACTCCTGGAACAACGTGCTCGAGAAGAGTTGA